From the genome of Cytobacillus firmus, one region includes:
- a CDS encoding DUF1292 domain-containing protein — translation MNHGDNNITVIDEEGNEQLCEVLFTFDSEEFGKSYVLYYPVGADENDDEEIEIHASAFSPSEDSKDGELQPIETEEEWDLIEEMLNTFLDEQED, via the coding sequence GAACCATGGAGATAACAACATTACTGTAATTGATGAGGAAGGCAACGAGCAGCTTTGCGAAGTATTGTTCACGTTTGATTCCGAAGAATTCGGAAAGTCATATGTCCTTTACTACCCAGTGGGGGCAGATGAAAATGATGATGAAGAAATTGAAATTCACGCATCAGCATTCAGCCCAAGCGAAGACAGCAAGGATGGCGAGCTGCAGCCGATCGAGACAGAAGAGGAATGGGATCTAATTGAAGAAATGCTAAACACATTCCTTGATGAGCAGGAAGATTAA
- the mltG gene encoding endolytic transglycosylase MltG, with product MSADDQKGKKEIIREKMIERQGEAKVVRKIVLIVAIILLISAAAVLGGGYFYINSALKPVDPDNNKPKKVEIPIGSSVTGIGTVLEENGIIRDARVFKYYVKFKNEAGFMAGEYELKPSMNMKEILDSLKTGKVMEEVAFKITIPEGKQLEQIAGIIAEKTDKKPEDVLKKLNEKAFIKSLMAEYPGLLTKEILGENIKYPLEGYLFPATYPFYKEDPTIEEIVKVMLDKTASVIKEYSGDMEKQEYTPHKLLTMASLIEEEATAKVDRDQIASVFYNRIDTGMPLQTDPTVLYAHGEHKSRVLYKDLEIDSPYNTYKYPGLTPGPISNAGVSSIEAALVPAETDYLYFLATSSGEVLFSKTLDEHNQKKAQHISNN from the coding sequence ATGTCGGCAGACGATCAAAAAGGGAAAAAAGAAATAATACGCGAAAAAATGATTGAGCGCCAAGGTGAAGCAAAAGTAGTCCGTAAAATTGTACTGATAGTTGCAATCATATTATTAATCTCAGCTGCTGCAGTGCTCGGCGGCGGATATTTTTATATTAATTCAGCTTTAAAGCCTGTTGATCCCGATAATAATAAGCCGAAAAAAGTAGAGATACCAATCGGGTCTTCTGTTACAGGAATCGGCACAGTCCTTGAAGAAAATGGAATTATCAGGGATGCACGTGTTTTTAAATATTATGTGAAATTTAAGAATGAAGCTGGATTCATGGCAGGAGAATATGAATTGAAGCCTTCCATGAATATGAAGGAGATTCTGGATAGCTTGAAAACAGGTAAGGTAATGGAAGAAGTTGCTTTCAAGATCACCATTCCAGAGGGAAAACAGCTTGAGCAGATAGCAGGGATCATTGCAGAAAAAACTGATAAAAAACCAGAAGATGTGTTGAAAAAACTTAATGAAAAAGCTTTTATTAAGTCTTTAATGGCAGAATATCCTGGATTGCTTACAAAGGAAATCCTGGGTGAGAATATTAAATATCCTCTTGAGGGATATCTATTTCCGGCAACCTATCCTTTTTACAAAGAAGATCCTACTATAGAGGAAATTGTCAAAGTTATGCTTGATAAAACGGCTTCAGTTATTAAAGAGTATAGCGGTGATATGGAGAAGCAGGAATATACTCCGCACAAATTATTGACAATGGCATCGCTCATAGAGGAAGAAGCAACGGCGAAAGTAGACCGTGATCAGATTGCGAGTGTTTTCTACAACAGGATTGACACAGGAATGCCTCTGCAGACAGATCCAACTGTTCTGTATGCACATGGTGAACATAAATCAAGGGTCCTATATAAAGACTTAGAAATCGACTCACCATACAACACATATAAGTACCCTGGACTGACTCCCGGTCCAATTTCAAATGCAGGAGTTTCCTCAATTGAAGCAGCATTGGTGCCTGCAGAAACGGATTACCTTTACTTCCTTGCTACATCATCAGGAGAAGTTCTTTTCTCAAAGACATTGGATGAGCATAATCAAAAAAAAGCACAGCATATATCAAATAATTAA